One genomic window of Sporocytophaga myxococcoides DSM 11118 includes the following:
- a CDS encoding DUF7674 family protein, with protein MEKIINSENILELLYEIIPEHKNHRDVFFDTNPYLQISFFGAFIRKTIDEVSANEELLKRCFGFLNLMVENGDAAVLDMFGTDISIGFYDKGQIYVQYSSLYLSKKAYNLFKENIDFWTRKN; from the coding sequence ATGGAAAAGATTATTAACAGTGAAAATATTTTAGAACTTTTATATGAAATTATTCCTGAACATAAAAATCACAGAGATGTCTTTTTCGATACTAATCCTTATTTGCAAATAAGTTTTTTTGGTGCATTTATTAGAAAAACTATAGATGAAGTTTCCGCAAATGAAGAATTACTGAAGAGGTGTTTTGGATTTCTAAATTTAATGGTTGAGAATGGTGATGCAGCTGTTTTGGATATGTTTGGAACGGATATTTCAATTGGATTTTATGATAAAGGCCAAATCTATGTTCAATATTCATCCTTATACTTATCCAAAAAGGCTTATAACCTTTTTAAAGAAAATATAGACTTTTGGACACGAAAAAACTAA
- a CDS encoding NAD(P)-dependent alcohol dehydrogenase, whose amino-acid sequence MKAAYYTLYGSPDNFSIKEVDIPFPGENDLLVEVHTTTVNRTDCAILEGSWLMRLFTGFFKPQKAIPGTDFAGKVIRTGKNVTQFKPGDKVFGFDDMGLLSHAQFLVVNCNKAISHIPEGLSYEEAVASLETVHYAVNFINKIKTHPRQKVLINGAAGGIGSVLVQLSKYYELGVTATCRTEHVGLVTELGADKVINYTKEDFLNTDEKFDFVFDAVGKSTFGKCKAILKDGGIYISSELGPNAENPFLALITKFTGSKKVKFPIPFDTKASIKFILGLIAKGKFKPVIDRTYTLEEVQDAFRYVASGQKVGNVILMVYKNGKSQV is encoded by the coding sequence ATGAAAGCAGCTTATTATACACTATATGGAAGTCCCGACAATTTTTCAATAAAAGAAGTGGATATACCTTTTCCTGGTGAAAATGACTTGCTGGTAGAAGTGCATACAACTACAGTAAACAGGACTGATTGTGCTATACTTGAAGGCTCCTGGCTGATGCGCCTGTTCACAGGATTCTTCAAGCCTCAAAAGGCAATACCTGGAACAGACTTTGCCGGAAAGGTTATAAGAACTGGAAAGAATGTAACCCAATTTAAGCCTGGGGACAAAGTTTTTGGCTTCGATGATATGGGACTTCTTTCACATGCACAGTTTCTTGTTGTCAACTGCAATAAAGCAATCTCACATATCCCTGAAGGCTTATCTTATGAAGAAGCAGTGGCTTCACTTGAGACAGTCCACTACGCTGTTAACTTTATAAACAAAATCAAGACACATCCCAGACAAAAGGTTTTGATCAATGGAGCTGCGGGTGGAATAGGCTCTGTGCTTGTACAATTGTCGAAATATTATGAATTGGGTGTAACTGCAACTTGTCGCACAGAACACGTGGGTCTTGTGACGGAGTTAGGAGCCGATAAAGTAATTAACTATACCAAAGAAGATTTCCTTAACACTGATGAAAAGTTTGACTTTGTATTTGATGCTGTTGGCAAGAGTACTTTTGGTAAATGCAAAGCAATATTAAAGGATGGCGGGATATATATATCATCGGAACTTGGGCCTAATGCCGAGAATCCATTTCTGGCGCTTATCACGAAATTTACAGGCAGTAAAAAAGTAAAGTTTCCTATTCCCTTTGACACAAAGGCAAGCATTAAATTCATTCTTGGTCTGATTGCCAAAGGAAAATTCAAACCGGTGATAGATAGAACATATACTCTTGAAGAAGTTCAGGATGCATTCAGGTATGTAGCTTCAGGGCAAAAGGTGGGGAATGTTATACTGATGGTTTATAAGAATGGCAAAAGCCAGGTATGA
- a CDS encoding toxin-antitoxin system YwqK family antitoxin, whose amino-acid sequence MRDKFILIVMTWGVFVVSCSYEKKEVRSQITEKYEDGTVKKITPISNGVPNGRVIEYDEKGLLLRAYHIKDGVPYGNDTVFSESGKPQIIRRYIDGKFHGEVKAYYETGELMLHEEYDNGQRLFQKVYFPEGNLKSTYINDIAKSYFFNGKLRRITNNRDPLNQKIIEFSGSGKLIELKGELDYLDKEDSILLIKSYPNWQEDVSKKGEN is encoded by the coding sequence ATGAGAGACAAATTTATTTTAATAGTAATGACATGGGGTGTCTTTGTGGTTTCTTGCTCATATGAGAAAAAAGAAGTGAGATCTCAGATAACGGAAAAATACGAAGATGGAACAGTTAAAAAAATTACTCCAATATCCAATGGAGTGCCCAATGGTCGGGTGATTGAATATGATGAGAAGGGGTTGTTATTAAGAGCTTACCACATTAAGGATGGCGTTCCATACGGGAATGACACGGTTTTTAGTGAAAGTGGGAAACCTCAAATAATCAGGAGATACATTGATGGAAAGTTTCATGGTGAAGTTAAGGCATATTATGAAACTGGAGAGTTGATGCTGCATGAGGAATATGATAATGGTCAAAGATTATTTCAAAAAGTATATTTTCCCGAAGGAAATTTAAAAAGCACATATATTAATGATATCGCAAAAAGTTATTTTTTTAATGGAAAACTTCGAAGAATAACAAATAATCGGGATCCTTTGAACCAAAAAATAATTGAGTTTTCGGGATCTGGAAAATTGATAGAATTAAAAGGAGAATTAGATTATCTTGATAAAGAAGATTCAATATTACTGATAAAATCATATCCTAATTGGCAGGAAGATGTAAGTAAGAAGGGCGAAAATTAA
- a CDS encoding Crp/Fnr family transcriptional regulator, translated as MDQNQSIPGSNELIKYISKYINLTEDETNAILKDLDIRFYKKGDILIKEGEVPELCYFIFKGCVRQYFNKDGEERTTEFYTEGQPIAVFQGTNVNKKSSFYLSCLEDCVMSVGPIVTQDTAIDPKFINLCKTAAEDELCRTQETLAMYRLTNPEERYLELIKTKPELIERVPQYFLASYLGIKPESLSRIRKRLTKKA; from the coding sequence ATGGACCAGAACCAAAGCATTCCCGGCAGTAATGAACTTATAAAATATATTTCTAAATACATTAACCTTACAGAGGATGAGACCAATGCTATTCTGAAAGATCTTGATATAAGATTTTACAAGAAAGGGGACATTCTGATAAAAGAAGGCGAGGTTCCGGAGCTTTGCTATTTCATTTTTAAAGGTTGCGTACGCCAATATTTCAATAAAGACGGAGAAGAAAGGACCACTGAATTTTATACAGAAGGCCAGCCTATTGCTGTTTTTCAGGGAACGAATGTGAACAAAAAATCATCGTTTTATCTTTCTTGTCTTGAGGACTGTGTGATGTCTGTAGGACCAATTGTAACTCAGGATACAGCTATTGATCCCAAATTTATAAACCTTTGCAAGACCGCAGCGGAAGATGAACTTTGCAGAACTCAGGAAACTTTAGCCATGTACCGCCTTACCAATCCGGAAGAAAGATACCTTGAATTGATTAAAACCAAACCAGAACTTATTGAACGTGTTCCCCAATATTTTCTCGCCAGCTATCTTGGAATAAAACCGGAATCTTTAAGCAGGATAAGAAAAAGATTAACTAAGAAGGCCTAA
- a CDS encoding fatty acid desaturase family protein has protein sequence MSQHIKFSKSSPDFFGSLNKRVGEYFKINEISRHANRQMYVKTIFMFCLYLVPYAFILSGAVSNLWLLTLMCVIMGFGTAGIGLSVMHDANHGAYSAKPWINKLLGYSLNLIGGNALNWKVQHNVLHHTYTNIHEADEDISPRGILRMCPNSKWLFFHKFQHIYAWFFYGLLTLVWIVFKDFMRIIRYSKDGMLKKQKADIRQEWTILIATKLIYISYIFILPVILLSIAWWKILIGVVISQYVAGFVLAIIFQPAHVIEGSDFPLPDDNGNLENNWAIHQLRTTTNFAHKSTFFSWFIGGLNFQIEHHLFPNICHVHYKKISEIVSQTAEEFGLPYKNVTTFRGAILSHARLLRELGKRPAVVPVVSN, from the coding sequence ATGTCTCAACACATAAAATTTTCAAAATCCAGTCCGGATTTCTTTGGAAGCTTAAACAAACGCGTTGGAGAATATTTCAAGATAAATGAAATTTCACGTCACGCAAATAGGCAGATGTATGTTAAAACCATCTTCATGTTTTGTTTATACCTTGTTCCTTATGCATTCATTTTAAGCGGTGCCGTTTCAAACCTATGGCTGTTAACACTGATGTGTGTCATAATGGGATTTGGCACTGCAGGAATTGGGCTTTCGGTAATGCACGACGCGAATCACGGAGCCTATTCAGCAAAACCCTGGATCAATAAATTGCTGGGCTACTCATTGAACCTAATAGGAGGAAACGCTTTGAACTGGAAAGTTCAACACAATGTATTGCATCATACTTATACCAATATTCATGAAGCAGATGAAGATATCAGTCCTCGCGGGATATTAAGAATGTGCCCCAATTCTAAATGGTTGTTCTTTCATAAATTTCAGCACATATATGCCTGGTTCTTTTACGGATTACTCACTCTCGTATGGATTGTATTTAAAGACTTCATGCGGATTATCCGTTACAGCAAAGACGGAATGCTGAAGAAACAAAAGGCAGATATACGTCAGGAGTGGACCATTCTTATTGCGACAAAGCTTATTTACATTTCATACATATTTATTCTTCCTGTTATTCTCTTAAGTATAGCATGGTGGAAGATTTTGATTGGAGTAGTGATATCACAGTATGTAGCGGGTTTCGTTTTAGCTATCATATTTCAGCCAGCGCATGTAATTGAAGGTTCTGACTTCCCATTGCCAGATGACAATGGCAATTTAGAGAATAACTGGGCTATTCATCAGCTTCGCACAACAACAAATTTTGCTCATAAAAGCACTTTCTTTTCCTGGTTTATAGGAGGGTTAAATTTTCAGATTGAACACCACCTATTCCCTAATATCTGTCATGTTCATTATAAGAAAATCTCTGAAATAGTCAGCCAGACTGCGGAGGAATTCGGTCTACCTTATAAGAACGTAACAACTTTTCGTGGTGCGATTTTAAGTCATGCCAGATTGCTAAGGGAACTAGGTAAGCGACCTGCAGTCGTTCCTGTTGTTAGCAATTAA
- a CDS encoding T9SS type A sorting domain-containing protein — MKTPYNYTKWSDFKAFWLLIMLITIAGNGHAQVPCLSATTQTNAVNGVCFGCSITNPERAVDNSTSSFSILTNMSPQFGNTEQKLKLPVTGDAADSIKILLSFSGQISQVALISNVYVATYIGNTSNNNQVSITSSNVNLKLLEPNPNLPNLQFANITIKPGQAFDRVQVMIKPASGLQVEHVNIHNAYIVVPSPTVAAKSITLCGYGNNATLKATGPSGVTFKWYLQATGGVSAHTGSSYFLSDVNQSKSYYVESSKYGCANSNRTLVSVIVGDIPDMPVGKGDYICSGESATIYASSAGSAIRWYSQPTGGLTIGSSSPYTTAPLTYNKIYYAEAITRAGCKSRERCPVPVTILKEGQPIIKWSHGLANKNAIKPLITNDGYIVGINYNGNIELIKYDADGNQLWLRIYGGSQDDKIAYLTQAIDGGYIIAGTTKSSDGDITDGNNGEYDIFLLKVDNNGDQQWNKTFGGSKNEELVDFILTPDNNYLIGSNTLSNNGDITDGNNGASDYWLLKIDALGNKIWNKTFGGSNDDRLVKVSPAANGGYIVAGNSFSTNGDITDHKGEEDFWIVKTNNSGTKLWTKSLGGSDEEDLTNMITMPDGSSIFGGYTQSSNGDILNFHGVQDCFVAKLDQSGNKIWAKAYGGSDVEFPYSKSILLPTANGGFTMAAISSSDDGDINLPNSFEGLWIFKASSQGIITSSRIYASAVVTGDILNIPGGGLLVAVATRENGGDVTTPPHGPIFLFYDHWIFKTDQYGNIIWDGTYGSSYEDYASTIQTTPDGGILITGTGGAFDGDIEGPAGFSGAWIYKLKDDANCGNLRTAGHSSAYEASSTNDISNIAYPNPFSDKLTLKMDLEKDASVVIQIYNEQGVEIKKICGEYQKGNNEININTSELQRGIYLFKVAQNEKVSSLKVVKY, encoded by the coding sequence ATGAAAACACCTTACAATTACACCAAATGGTCAGACTTTAAAGCCTTCTGGCTTTTGATCATGCTTATAACTATAGCGGGAAATGGTCATGCCCAGGTGCCATGTCTTTCAGCAACCACTCAGACTAATGCAGTAAATGGAGTTTGTTTCGGCTGCTCAATTACAAACCCTGAGAGGGCTGTCGACAATAGCACTTCATCTTTTTCAATTTTAACCAACATGTCACCACAATTCGGGAATACAGAGCAGAAGCTGAAACTTCCTGTAACCGGAGACGCAGCAGACAGTATTAAAATATTGTTATCATTCTCAGGCCAGATTTCACAAGTAGCTTTGATTTCAAATGTCTATGTAGCAACTTATATTGGTAATACATCTAATAATAACCAGGTATCAATTACTTCTTCGAATGTGAACTTAAAATTATTGGAGCCAAACCCTAATCTACCTAACTTACAATTTGCTAATATTACCATAAAGCCAGGCCAGGCATTTGACCGGGTACAAGTAATGATCAAACCAGCGAGCGGCCTTCAAGTTGAGCATGTAAATATACATAATGCATACATTGTAGTACCATCACCAACTGTTGCTGCAAAATCTATCACCCTCTGCGGATATGGCAATAATGCTACCTTAAAGGCAACCGGCCCTTCAGGTGTAACCTTTAAATGGTATCTGCAAGCAACGGGTGGAGTTAGTGCTCACACAGGGAGTTCATACTTTCTAAGTGATGTCAATCAATCCAAATCCTATTATGTAGAATCTTCAAAATATGGATGTGCTAACTCAAACAGAACACTGGTATCGGTGATTGTTGGCGACATCCCTGATATGCCGGTAGGTAAAGGAGATTATATATGCAGCGGAGAAAGTGCAACAATCTACGCTTCGTCTGCAGGCTCCGCAATCAGATGGTATTCTCAGCCTACAGGAGGATTAACCATAGGGAGCAGCAGTCCTTATACTACAGCCCCGTTAACCTACAACAAAATATACTACGCTGAAGCAATAACCAGAGCAGGATGCAAAAGCCGGGAAAGATGCCCGGTCCCGGTAACAATACTGAAAGAAGGACAACCCATCATCAAATGGTCTCATGGTCTTGCTAATAAAAATGCTATAAAACCGTTGATAACTAATGATGGCTACATCGTTGGAATAAATTATAACGGAAACATTGAACTGATAAAATACGATGCCGATGGAAACCAGCTTTGGTTAAGAATATACGGAGGATCTCAAGACGACAAAATTGCTTATCTGACACAGGCCATTGACGGAGGATATATTATAGCAGGTACTACGAAGTCAAGCGATGGTGATATTACGGACGGGAATAACGGAGAGTATGATATTTTTCTCCTAAAAGTAGACAACAATGGTGACCAGCAGTGGAATAAAACTTTTGGTGGAAGCAAAAATGAAGAACTGGTTGATTTTATCCTGACACCTGACAATAATTATCTAATCGGAAGCAACACACTATCAAACAATGGAGATATTACGGATGGAAATAACGGAGCATCTGATTACTGGCTTCTGAAAATAGATGCTTTGGGCAATAAGATCTGGAATAAAACATTTGGAGGATCAAATGATGATAGACTAGTCAAAGTATCCCCTGCTGCAAACGGAGGATATATTGTTGCCGGCAATTCGTTTTCAACTAACGGAGACATAACAGATCATAAAGGGGAAGAAGATTTCTGGATAGTAAAAACGAACAATTCCGGAACTAAACTATGGACCAAATCTCTCGGAGGAAGTGATGAAGAGGATTTAACCAATATGATTACTATGCCCGATGGTTCATCCATCTTTGGAGGATATACCCAATCAAGCAATGGAGATATTCTCAACTTTCACGGTGTTCAGGATTGCTTTGTAGCAAAGTTAGATCAGTCAGGAAATAAAATCTGGGCTAAAGCTTACGGAGGAAGTGACGTTGAATTCCCCTATTCAAAGAGTATATTATTACCGACAGCAAATGGAGGTTTCACAATGGCCGCTATTTCCAGCTCTGATGACGGGGATATAAACTTACCAAACAGTTTTGAAGGGCTTTGGATATTTAAAGCAAGCAGCCAGGGCATCATAACATCCTCGCGAATATATGCCTCGGCAGTGGTTACTGGAGACATATTGAACATTCCGGGAGGAGGACTTTTAGTTGCAGTCGCAACCAGAGAAAATGGAGGCGACGTCACAACCCCGCCTCATGGGCCCATTTTTCTTTTCTATGACCATTGGATTTTCAAAACAGATCAATATGGAAACATTATTTGGGATGGAACTTACGGCTCCTCCTATGAAGATTACGCATCTACAATACAAACAACTCCTGATGGAGGAATATTGATAACAGGTACCGGCGGTGCCTTTGATGGCGATATAGAGGGCCCTGCAGGTTTTAGTGGAGCCTGGATATACAAACTGAAAGATGATGCAAACTGTGGCAATTTGAGAACCGCAGGTCACTCAAGCGCTTATGAAGCATCTTCAACAAATGACATATCGAATATTGCATATCCTAACCCATTCTCAGATAAGCTAACTTTAAAAATGGACCTTGAAAAAGATGCATCAGTAGTCATACAGATATACAATGAACAAGGAGTTGAAATCAAAAAGATTTGCGGAGAATATCAAAAGGGTAACAATGAAATCAACATAAATACCTCTGAATTGCAAAGGGGAATATACCTATTTAAAGTTGCTCAAAATGAAAAAGTCTCCAGTCTTAAAGTTGTAAAATATTAA
- a CDS encoding helix-turn-helix transcriptional regulator, giving the protein MSEKPIFNRIKAVLAEKGKTNIWLAEAIDMNRSTVSKWCTNDMQPTVETLFAIAKALDVNVRELLVSTK; this is encoded by the coding sequence ATGAGTGAAAAACCAATTTTTAATAGAATAAAAGCTGTATTGGCCGAAAAAGGCAAGACAAATATTTGGTTGGCAGAAGCAATTGACATGAATAGAAGCACAGTTTCAAAGTGGTGTACTAATGATATGCAACCTACAGTGGAGACTTTATTTGCTATAGCAAAAGCGCTGGATGTGAATGTCCGGGAATTACTGGTTTCTACAAAATAG